In one window of Sphingomonas sp. BGYR3 DNA:
- a CDS encoding F0F1 ATP synthase subunit delta, with product MEHSGGLQAGLNGRYAIALFSLAREGKTIETVEASLATIKAVLAESADFAALTTSPLISRAASMAAVEAVAAKLGLDPVTTKFLGVLANNRRLAALPGIIRAFGQLAAHHRGEVTAEVTSAHPLTDTQVTDLKQQLRIRMGREVAVDLSVDPALLGGLVVRIGSQMIDSSIRTRLNSLAHAMKG from the coding sequence GTGGAGCATTCCGGCGGACTTCAGGCAGGGTTGAACGGGCGCTATGCAATAGCGCTGTTCAGTCTGGCCCGCGAAGGCAAGACGATCGAAACGGTCGAGGCTAGCCTTGCCACGATCAAGGCGGTGCTGGCCGAATCGGCCGATTTCGCCGCCCTGACCACCAGCCCGCTGATCTCTCGCGCGGCCAGCATGGCAGCGGTCGAAGCGGTGGCAGCCAAGCTGGGCCTGGACCCGGTGACCACGAAATTCCTGGGCGTGCTGGCGAACAATCGCCGCCTGGCTGCCCTGCCCGGCATCATCCGCGCGTTCGGCCAGCTTGCCGCGCATCACCGCGGCGAAGTGACGGCAGAGGTCACCTCCGCCCACCCGCTGACCGATACCCAGGTCACTGATCTGAAGCAGCAGCTTCGCATCCGCATGGGCCGCGAAGTCGCCGTCGATCTTTCCGTTGATCCCGCCCTGCTGGGCGGTCTGGTCGTCCGCATCGGCAGCCAGATGATCGATTCGTCGATCCGCACCCGTCTCAATTCTCTCGCCCACGCGATGAAAGGCTAA